A DNA window from Streptomyces canus contains the following coding sequences:
- a CDS encoding low temperature requirement protein A, translating into MLARHAGEEHRTATALELFFDLCFVAAVAQTASAFEHEIAAGRPGHGLLGYALVFFAIWWAWMNFTWFASAYDTDDVPYRLLTLVQITGALVMAAGATKALEHGDFQIITWGYVVMRLAMVSQWLRAAYTDRERRRSALRYALGISVLEIGWLVRLALPHDGGIASFAVLAVGELAVPVWAERAVGTTWHPHHIAERYGLFTLIVLGESITAAVLAVRTALDTDAEAGSVLLIALGGILTVFALWWLYFAQDAPRRLKTQSTAMMWGYGHYAVFAAAAAVGAGLAVNVAHLTDHGTLTDVQAAATYTVPVAVFIACVWLLHRRTVQLPTTANVLPPVAALAVLATTFTTVAVLCTGVIASLLIGASLVVARREAHAS; encoded by the coding sequence ATGCTCGCCCGCCATGCCGGTGAGGAACACCGCACCGCCACCGCGCTGGAGTTGTTCTTCGACCTGTGTTTCGTCGCCGCCGTCGCCCAGACCGCCTCGGCGTTCGAGCACGAAATCGCAGCGGGCCGTCCAGGTCACGGCCTTCTCGGCTACGCACTCGTGTTCTTCGCGATCTGGTGGGCCTGGATGAACTTCACCTGGTTCGCCTCCGCCTACGACACGGACGACGTGCCGTATCGCCTCCTCACCCTGGTCCAGATCACCGGAGCTCTGGTCATGGCCGCGGGGGCCACCAAGGCCCTGGAGCACGGGGACTTCCAGATCATCACGTGGGGTTATGTCGTCATGCGGCTCGCCATGGTGAGCCAGTGGCTGCGCGCCGCGTACACGGACCGGGAACGCCGGCGGTCGGCACTGCGGTACGCCCTGGGCATCTCCGTCCTGGAGATCGGCTGGCTGGTCCGCCTGGCCCTGCCCCACGACGGCGGCATCGCCTCGTTCGCCGTCCTCGCGGTCGGTGAACTCGCGGTTCCCGTCTGGGCCGAACGTGCCGTGGGCACCACGTGGCACCCGCACCACATAGCCGAGCGCTACGGGCTGTTCACCCTGATCGTGCTCGGCGAGTCCATCACCGCCGCTGTCCTTGCCGTCCGCACCGCCCTGGACACCGATGCGGAAGCCGGCTCCGTCCTGCTCATCGCACTGGGTGGCATCCTGACCGTCTTCGCCCTGTGGTGGCTGTACTTCGCCCAGGACGCACCGCGTCGCCTCAAAACCCAGAGCACGGCCATGATGTGGGGCTACGGGCACTACGCGGTGTTCGCCGCGGCAGCGGCCGTAGGGGCCGGACTGGCCGTCAACGTCGCCCATCTCACCGACCACGGCACTCTCACCGACGTCCAGGCCGCGGCCACGTACACGGTGCCCGTCGCCGTCTTCATCGCCTGCGTGTGGCTGCTGCACCGGCGGACCGTACAACTGCCCACCACGGCCAACGTCCTTCCCCCGGTCGCGGCTCTCGCCGTCCTCGCCACCACCTTCACGACGGTCGCCGTGTTGTGCACCGGCGTCATCGCGTCGCTCCTGATCGGTGCGTCCCTCGTCGTAGCCCGGCGCGAAGCCCATGCGTCCTGA